The following proteins are encoded in a genomic region of Spirochaetota bacterium:
- a CDS encoding TetR/AcrR family transcriptional regulator: MRKIIDKLSILKSAVVEFSKNGFYKASTNNIAKLSRVSKGSIFKYFKSKKNLFKQVMNYSVEIFKNEVSNFEIKSNIPNEIIYEAINFLRTFYKKYPDIYQFYLKSVYFLDIPSRENIKEVVKIFSGSITLKILNKLREINFIDISDQFDEEILVNYLNSIISRIVETDFFEVNDIFESRKAFDKLIFFILNGIKKKQ, translated from the coding sequence TTGAGAAAAATTATTGATAAACTGAGTATATTAAAATCAGCAGTGGTTGAATTTTCTAAGAATGGTTTCTATAAAGCATCTACAAATAATATAGCTAAACTAAGTAGAGTTTCTAAAGGTTCTATATTTAAATATTTTAAATCAAAAAAAAATCTTTTTAAGCAAGTAATGAATTATTCTGTTGAGATATTTAAAAATGAGGTCTCAAATTTTGAAATAAAAAGCAATATTCCTAACGAAATAATATATGAAGCTATAAATTTTTTAAGAACTTTCTATAAAAAGTATCCTGATATATACCAATTTTATCTTAAATCTGTTTATTTTTTAGATATTCCCTCAAGAGAGAATATTAAAGAGGTTGTTAAAATATTTTCAGGTTCAATTACTTTAAAGATATTAAATAAACTTAGAGAAATTAACTTTATAGATATTTCTGATCAATTTGATGAAGAAATTTTAGTTAATTATTTAAACTCAATTATTTCAAGAATAGTTGAGACTGATTTTTTTGAAGTTAATGATATTTTTGAAAGTAGAAAAGCTTTTGATAAGCTTATTTTTTTTATCTTAAATGGTATTAAAAAGAAACAATAA
- a CDS encoding fibronectin type III domain-containing protein, which produces MKNIVKILILVLVFMSFFSMALCKKVIKGEAPIVSIDPIGNIEIKGTSITITGTIYDPDNDAVKVVGYIEQKPQNQAETTMIATGRYTLEIPLTGLNVNTLYTVVVQGVDSQGNKTVPAPYITFTYKGTPASNIVANADFTQSGWKDLYSSTYDNSSIVTQYLNNKDSGDYVPEWIFLVPDHSNFYNHKVKINISSGSINFQATVNYGQGTEINMYQPLNYSITSNTKIKIVVNISSMGNGSFPFAPYYERTLKLILKIDNTYYIAAILTDSSNSCSHDGKTNLIKNVPTSQDYEKIISIVGLTALNTEDFPGQITFAAGQTIKEIRLKLHTKGSFNVTLKYFGIIEN; this is translated from the coding sequence TTAAAGGAGAAGCTCCTATAGTTTCTATAGACCCTATTGGTAATATTGAGATTAAAGGGACATCCATAACAATTACTGGAACAATATATGACCCAGATAATGATGCAGTTAAAGTGGTTGGGTATATAGAACAGAAACCACAAAATCAAGCTGAAACCACAATGATTGCAACAGGAAGATATACTCTAGAAATACCATTAACAGGATTAAATGTAAATACACTATATACAGTTGTTGTGCAAGGTGTTGATTCACAGGGAAATAAAACAGTTCCAGCTCCATATATTACTTTTACTTATAAAGGAACACCGGCTAGTAATATAGTAGCAAATGCTGACTTTACACAAAGTGGTTGGAAAGATTTATATAGTAGCACTTATGATAATTCATCAATAGTTACTCAATATTTAAATAATAAAGACAGTGGAGATTATGTTCCAGAATGGATTTTTTTGGTGCCAGACCATTCAAATTTTTATAATCATAAAGTAAAAATTAATATTTCATCAGGTAGTATAAATTTTCAAGCAACTGTTAATTATGGTCAGGGAACAGAAATAAACATGTATCAACCTTTAAACTACTCTATTACTTCAAACACTAAAATAAAGATTGTTGTAAATATAAGTTCTATGGGAAATGGAAGTTTTCCATTTGCCCCTTACTATGAAAGAACTTTAAAATTAATATTAAAAATTGATAATACATATTATATTGCTGCAATACTTACAGATTCAAGTAATTCATGTTCTCATGATGGAAAAACAAACTTAATAAAAAATGTTCCAACTAGTCAAGATTATGAAAAAATTATATCAATAGTAGGTTTAACTGCATTAAATACAGAAGATTTTCCTGGTCAAATAACATTTGCAGCTGGTCAAACTATAAAAGAAATACGTTTAAAATTGCATACAAAAGGCTCATTCAATGTAACTTTAAAATACTTTGGTATTATAGAAAATTAG